Within Sander vitreus isolate 19-12246 chromosome 23, sanVit1, whole genome shotgun sequence, the genomic segment TCTCATCAGTGATGGTAAAGAACAGACTTATTGCAAGAATGACATGAGAATTTACTAAAAATATCTTCAGGGCAACAAATTAATTGTTAACAAAGTATGCAGTATTCAAGGCTGATTTTGAATTATTTATCTTCATCAGAATTCTTTCCAGGAGACTCAATCTGATTTGGAGGTGATCTTAGAGTTCTTAGAGGAGTACTACAGACAAAACACTGGAGACAATGGTAAGAGGAAAGTCttataaaataaattgtaataCTCAAAGATGAATTTGAACcatgtctttttaaaatatatatatatatatatatatatatgtattttttttttttttacagtggacAAGATGTACTGGACTGCAGGTGTGCCTGTAGATGAAAGAAGTGCACCTGTGGATGATGACTCATGCGAGTGGCGCTGGACGTGCTATGAGCAGCCCGTAAGCATATAGTGTTTGGCACTGGTATAGCTACCATGTGTAGTTAAATGTGTCCATATAAGCCTTTAAAGCTGTGTTTCCTGTATCAAAGATTATCAAACCTGCACTTCAGCCTTTGCTGGCACGCGACCTGCCAGCTCTCAGCCATAATACAACAGCAACACTGTCTGAGCGTGGATCACTGCCAAACTTTGTATCAACAAGACAACCTACTAAACACACAGCGGGGTGTGGTGAGTTCTCCTTTTTTGGGTTACTAGATATTGTTATTGCCTCGGTTTCTAGCAGCCTGAGGGAAACATTACCACAAAAGTAAATAAGAGACCTTCCctttactgtaaaaaaacaatggcgcTGTGTTCAGCTTAGCTCAATAGCTGTTTTTACATATCTATCAGATAACGTAGTGTTTACAGCTTTACCCTCTCCACTAAATGGCATCCCATCCGTGATGACATTTTCTGGAAATTGCTGTATTTAAGAAATAATTAACTGTAACCAGCACTAACTGTTTGGGGCACAGCTGCCATGATATTCTCTAAATCTATCCCCCCCTTTTAAATCCCTGTCAAGTCTTCATTCTGCCACTTACTGTTTGCTCAATGTTTGCAGGTGGAAAGGTGCGACTCTTTCACTTTCTGTTTGAGATGTTGGAGGATCCGACCATGGCCCACTGTGTGTCCTGGGTGCCAGCAGCCGCCGGCGTTTTCCGCTTTTCCTCCACGAACAAGGACCAGGTGGCAGCACTGTGGGGGCAGAGAAAGGGCAACAAGAGGCCCATGACTTACCAGAAGATGTCCCGCGCCCTCAGGAACTACGCCCGGTCCGGAGAGATCTTCAAGGTGAAGAAGAAGCTCACCTACCAGTTCAGCCGAGAGACACTGATGTCACTGCATAAGTTTCAACAAGGAGATTTGTTACGTGGACGAGATTTTGTGTAGCTCATATCATGTCATATACAACTCTAAATGAGCTTTATCTTTACATTATGAATGTGACAAATTCACAAATCAGTTTGGTCATCTTGAAGTTAGTACATGCATTGAGTTGTGGTGTAAATActtaaacagaaataaacatattttaactCTTACAGTGCTgtcattattttattgtatttttgttatCTAAAGATAACTAAATCATTGGACTTTGAAAACAGACACGATAGGCCAACTCCTGCAAACATGACTTCTCTTATagacatacagtcatgtgaaaaaattaggacacccacgctaaagttgactaaaaagaggaataaaaaaatcatcttttggaaattgatcttaatgccttaattaaaaaaatgaggaaaaatccaagtCCAAGGACagcaattttgtttgtgaatgaataatgtatcgtaaataaataaatgttcttccttaaaatacagggggcataagtaagtacacccctgtgttaaattcccatagaggcaggcagatttttatttttaaaggtcagttatttcatggatccaggatactatgcatcctgataaagttcccttggcctttggaattaaaatagccccacatcataacatccccttcaccatacctagagattgggatggttttatttcagttagccagtaagtatttgtaatttaaaaataattttgactGCAAGTAAGAAAACTATAACAAGAAAATGGTTACAGCCTGAACCACCTGTATTAGAAGACTTTATTGAAATCAAGAAGGATACCTATACAGTAAGCTAATTGTGAAATTGACCTTTACTTTAAAGCTACAAGTAAGCTGATCTGAGTCACAATGGGATAAATGGATTTAATAATTGAACTTGGCTAGCTTTAGGacgtaataaaaaataattccctTATCATTGTCATCTAAAggaaatgaatgtgatgttttgtgtgtgtggtgaaatCAAGATGTTTTTACTCAATCCTGTGCCCAACGTCTCCTTacctgtttttattattttattttttaaatgtttttttcttcttctttccttttgtATAGTTTGCTTGTGTATcctattttttatgtttaattttaattgtgctttctctttcttctttacaGTTTGTACTTATATATTTGTAAAAAATACATGAAAGTAGTGATGAGATATTTGTAAAAATAATGACTTCTGAAATACattcaacaaaaacagaaacaaaagaaaacagtcttgataaaacattaatattacaattagaagaaaaagaaagacaatacAAGCTCCCATCTAGGGAGTATATATGTTAGTAATCTAAACATCATTAAAAAGCAACaattcatcagttattttccAACCAGACACTTGGTATATTCTTGCTGGCCAACATAACCAGTAACATAACCTCTCAAAAGGCAGGTTAGTTTTCTCATTGAGTAGATTTCCTGAGACTTACACTGACATTTTCTAATATAACAAGAATACTATCTTTCCCCTGAGAGAAAAGAATCATGCAGCAGCCTAATGTGCCTCTTCACCTGTTGACAAGTGTGTTTTCCTTCATGCAATAGCTTTTGCTGGCTGTTAAGAACCAGAGGGTGTCAGTGTAGTCCATCTCAAAGCCACtcagactcttttttttcccccgccTTTCCTGTGTGGTGTGACCTCATGGCTAAATCGCCTCTGTGATGTGAACCCTCGGCCGCCCCGGGCATTACCAAATGGTTTTGTGCTGTTTGTAGCGGACCCACATGATACTTCCTTAAGCCCAGTATTTACTGCTGGAGCCCTCTGCGGGTTATAAATGGGCTAACTGAGCTATGGGTGTCCGATACCAAGAAAGGCCACATGCTGTACTTTGAACTGAATTATGAAAACAGTCATTTAAGGAAAGTTCTTAATTAAAAGCTTCCACATCATATGATGTGTGTTAGCTTGCAGTATAGATACAATTTAGGATTCGTTTTAGAGGTTCTTCCTGTAAGCAAATTTCTGACAGTGGATATAAATTGCCTTCCTGTGCACAGACAGTATCTATAGCCCCTAAAATAGAGCTGTGCCTTGCCTTGACTGTCCTATTGGGTTGTCTGAGGAATTATTTGTGCATGCTTTAAGTGCCCTTCCTTGTTGAGATCATTAACATCCTGTGGTTGTGATATTGTTAGATTCTCCGTAGGTGCTTGGTACTGTACATGTAAAGAAGCTTCAGCACAAGGTGTGCTGTTGCTCGTAAATCCGGCAGCTTTCAGCCTTCTTGTTAAATCTTTGTGTCCTTTGACAACAGACTACGTCTGATTTATCACGTGTTTGACGTGCTAAAAAGATTAACTAGGACCAAAGGCGCCACATTGATGACAGAATTCATAATGAAACCCTCTTTTCATGTCAGATCCAGATGTCAAATGTCAAGGTTTATGACAACTTTCTAAGTATAGGCCCTATAACCACCGCCCAGGCATCTCCGAAGTATTTATTCGCCAGTTTGGAAAGCCTTCTGTTGTTGGACAGCACTCACCCTGGATTAGACAGATATCTGCCACCTGGCATCAAGTTGCtgcatgtcttttattttataataaatcCACAGACTCTCTGAATGTGCTGCATATCACCTGGGATTGTCGGAGAGTATTACATCAGCCTCAGACCTGTGACAATGACGACACCTCTCCCTTTTTATATCCCACCTTCTGATTTCCCAGTCTCCTCCTTCTTCACCTACTTCTGTAGTGCTCAGAGGGTACTCACCTCTGATGCCCCCACTGACAGCCCTCACCCTGATCCTGAGGGGGAAATCTGGATGTAATGATGACAAATCTAGTCTTAAATGACACCGACATTTTGAGCAATGCTTACTTACTCACTTagttgctttcttgccaagggTTAGatcagaagattgataccactgtcataaaaatacatacattgtgGTTTCACGGAGAGTTATGTGCCGCACTATGTTTTGTCTGGCAGGTACAGATTTCTatgaattaaacaaattagaaacatgttaactagctttagaggtgctggtactGGCAGAATTTGTTACCTTTTAAAcatttccccgtttccagtctttgtggtAAGCTAAGATGACCAGCTGTTGCAGTGgtatcttctcatttaactctcaagaaagtgtgaaagtgtgttaccaaaatgtcaaactattcctttaagtcaAACTGGCCATTTTGAGTAATTTCACAGGAATACGCAGCCATGAAAATGTTGACATTCTGTGAAAATGTGGGCTCTGTAGAACTCATAATATTTGAAAATGAAGTTGTATTGCTCCA encodes:
- the spi2 gene encoding transcription factor Spi-C; protein product: MYWTAGVPVDERSAPVDDDSCEWRWTCYEQPIIKPALQPLLARDLPALSHNTTATLSERGSLPNFVSTRQPTKHTAGCGGKVRLFHFLFEMLEDPTMAHCVSWVPAAAGVFRFSSTNKDQVAALWGQRKGNKRPMTYQKMSRALRNYARSGEIFKVKKKLTYQFSRETLMSLHKFQQGDLLRGRDFV